The following are encoded in a window of Halosolutus halophilus genomic DNA:
- a CDS encoding NYN domain-containing protein, with translation MTEIHPGQRVAVLVDAQNLYHTAQSLHSRNIDYSALLEKAVQDRQLTRAIAYVIRADSPEEESFFEALVDIGFETKIKDIKTFADGSKKADWDVGMSLDAVTLANHVDTIVLCTGDGDFSRLCSHLRHEGVRVEVMAFESSTAEELIAEAESFLDLGERHETFLL, from the coding sequence ATGACCGAGATTCATCCGGGCCAGCGGGTCGCCGTCCTCGTCGACGCCCAGAACCTCTACCATACGGCCCAGAGTCTCCACAGCCGCAACATCGACTACTCCGCGCTGCTCGAGAAGGCCGTCCAGGACCGCCAGCTCACGCGAGCGATCGCCTACGTCATCCGGGCCGATTCCCCGGAGGAGGAGAGCTTCTTCGAGGCCCTGGTCGACATCGGATTCGAGACGAAGATCAAGGACATCAAGACCTTCGCGGACGGCTCGAAGAAGGCCGACTGGGACGTCGGGATGAGCCTCGACGCCGTGACGCTGGCCAACCACGTCGACACGATCGTGCTCTGTACCGGCGACGGGGACTTCTCGCGGCTCTGTTCTCACCTGCGCCACGAGGGCGTTCGCGTCGAGGTGATGGCCTTCGAGTCCTCGACCGCGGAGGAACTGATCGCGGAGGCCGAGTCCTTCCTCGATCTCGGCGAACGCCACGAGACCTTTTTGCTCTAG
- a CDS encoding M48 family metallopeptidase, whose protein sequence is MTDFGLKVRMAVVGSILFAFYMLVGAFGLAMLGPGAWPLVLLGLLVLPFIQYKIGVWSATRRAEEMPEEGQYRDIHGMTESLCRDMDIEKPKLMVMDMGVPNAFATGRKGNGVVVVSTELVRLLQRDELEGVIAHELAHIKNRDVLAMVVGSSIAMMVGWVAYMVYIMSNERGLGGIIVGMVISNIAQMLVMIFVLAISRYREYVADEDARQYIGSGDPLARALEKISKGAEGRESTVDDSVSALCIFNANRSLLSQLFATHPPTEKRIEKLRG, encoded by the coding sequence ATGACTGACTTCGGCTTGAAAGTGCGAATGGCGGTCGTCGGATCGATCCTGTTCGCGTTCTACATGCTCGTCGGTGCGTTCGGGCTGGCGATGCTCGGCCCCGGCGCGTGGCCGCTGGTCCTGCTCGGTCTCCTCGTCCTCCCGTTCATCCAGTACAAGATCGGCGTGTGGTCTGCGACCCGGAGGGCGGAGGAGATGCCCGAAGAGGGCCAGTATCGGGACATCCACGGGATGACCGAGTCCCTGTGCCGGGACATGGACATCGAGAAACCCAAACTGATGGTCATGGACATGGGCGTCCCGAACGCCTTCGCGACGGGCCGGAAGGGCAACGGCGTCGTCGTGGTCTCGACGGAACTCGTTCGACTTCTCCAGCGCGACGAACTCGAGGGCGTGATCGCCCACGAACTCGCCCACATCAAGAACCGCGACGTCCTCGCGATGGTCGTCGGCAGTTCGATCGCGATGATGGTCGGCTGGGTCGCCTACATGGTCTACATCATGAGTAACGAGCGCGGTCTCGGCGGTATCATCGTCGGGATGGTCATCTCGAATATCGCACAGATGCTCGTGATGATCTTCGTGCTCGCCATCTCGCGGTACCGCGAGTACGTCGCCGACGAGGACGCCCGCCAGTACATCGGCAGCGGCGATCCGCTCGCACGGGCACTCGAGAAAATCTCGAAGGGTGCCGAGGGGCGCGAGTCGACCGTCGACGACAGCGTGAGCGCGCTGTGTATCTTCAACGCGAACCGGAGCCTCCTGTCACAGCTGTTCGCGACGCACCCGCCGACCGAAAAACGGATCGAGAAGCTTCGGGGCTAA